Proteins from one Pseudomonas grandcourensis genomic window:
- a CDS encoding replication-associated recombination protein A, whose translation MDLFRSTPIAQPLAARLRAANLDEYVGQEHVLARGKPLREALEQGALHSMIFWGPPGVGKTTLARLLAEVSDAHFETVSAVLAGVKEIRQSVEIAKQQAAQYGRRTILFVDEVHRFNKSQQDAFLPYVEDGTLIFIGATTENPSFELNNALLSRARVYVLKSLDEAALRKLVHRALTEERGLGKRNLTLSDEGFQMLLSAADGDGRRLLNLLENASDLAEDNSEIGTELLQSLLGDTRRRFDKGGEAFYDQISALHKSVRGSNPDGALYWFARMIDGGCDPLYLARRVVRMASEDIGNADPRALSLCLAAWEVQERLGSPEGELAVAQAITYLACAPKSNAVYMGFKTALRAAAEHGSLEVPLHLRNAPTKLMKQLGYGDEYRYAHDEPDAYAAGEDYFPEELDPIPFYQPVPRGLELKIGEKLNHLAKLDRLSPRQRRK comes from the coding sequence ATGGACCTGTTTCGCAGCACCCCCATCGCCCAGCCTTTGGCCGCCCGCCTGCGTGCGGCCAATCTGGACGAGTACGTCGGTCAGGAGCACGTGCTCGCTCGCGGCAAGCCCTTGCGCGAAGCGCTGGAGCAGGGTGCCCTGCATTCGATGATTTTCTGGGGCCCACCCGGGGTCGGCAAAACCACCCTGGCGCGATTGCTCGCGGAAGTCTCGGATGCGCACTTCGAAACGGTCTCGGCGGTGCTGGCCGGGGTCAAGGAGATCCGTCAGTCGGTGGAAATCGCCAAGCAGCAGGCCGCGCAGTACGGTCGCCGCACCATCCTGTTCGTCGACGAAGTGCATCGATTCAACAAGTCCCAGCAGGATGCGTTCCTGCCCTATGTCGAAGACGGCACGCTGATTTTCATCGGCGCGACCACGGAAAACCCCTCGTTCGAACTCAACAACGCCTTGCTCTCCCGGGCGCGGGTCTATGTGCTCAAAAGTCTCGACGAAGCGGCCCTGCGCAAACTGGTGCACCGCGCGCTGACTGAAGAGCGTGGCCTGGGCAAGCGCAACCTGACCCTCAGCGACGAAGGCTTCCAGATGCTGCTGTCGGCCGCCGATGGCGATGGTCGGCGCCTGCTCAACCTGCTGGAAAACGCTTCGGACCTGGCGGAAGACAACAGCGAAATCGGTACCGAACTCCTGCAAAGCCTGCTTGGCGATACCCGTCGGCGGTTCGACAAGGGCGGCGAAGCGTTCTATGACCAGATTTCCGCGCTGCATAAATCGGTGCGCGGCTCCAACCCCGACGGCGCGCTGTACTGGTTTGCGCGGATGATCGACGGCGGTTGCGACCCCTTGTACCTGGCCCGGCGCGTGGTGCGCATGGCCAGCGAAGACATCGGCAATGCCGACCCGCGAGCCCTGAGCCTGTGCCTGGCTGCCTGGGAAGTGCAGGAGCGCCTCGGCAGCCCCGAAGGCGAGCTGGCGGTGGCCCAGGCCATCACTTATCTGGCTTGTGCGCCAAAGAGCAACGCGGTGTACATGGGCTTCAAGACCGCACTGCGTGCCGCCGCCGAGCACGGCTCGCTGGAAGTGCCACTGCACCTGCGCAACGCGCCGACCAAGCTGATGAAACAGCTGGGCTACGGCGATGAATACCGTTATGCCCACGATGAGCCGGACGCCTATGCCGCGGGCGAAGACTATTTTCCGGAAGAACTCGACCCGATCCCGTTCTATCAACCGGTCCCCCGTGGCCTGGAATTGAAGATTGGGGAAAAGCTCAACCACCTGGCGAAACTCGACCGTTTAAGCCCAAGGCAGCGGAGAAAATAG
- the crcB gene encoding fluoride efflux transporter CrcB, with the protein MLPLIVAVSVGGMAGTLLRFATGNWINANWPRHFYTATLAVNIVGCLLIGVLYGLFLIRPEVPFEIRAGLIVGFLGGLTTFSSFSLDTVRLLESGQVPLALGYAALSVFGGLLATWAGLSLTKL; encoded by the coding sequence GTGCTTCCCCTGATCGTTGCGGTTTCCGTCGGCGGGATGGCCGGCACTCTGTTGCGCTTTGCCACGGGCAACTGGATCAACGCGAATTGGCCGCGGCACTTCTATACCGCGACGCTGGCCGTTAATATCGTGGGCTGTTTGCTGATCGGCGTTCTATACGGTCTGTTTTTGATACGCCCGGAGGTGCCTTTTGAGATTCGCGCCGGGTTGATCGTTGGCTTCCTCGGGGGGCTGACAACTTTTTCATCCTTTTCACTGGATACGGTGCGCCTGCTGGAAAGCGGGCAAGTGCCGCTGGCCCTGGGCTATGCGGCGCTCAGCGTATTCGGCGGGCTGCTTGCCACCTGGGCCGGCCTGTCCTTGACCAAACTTTGA
- the serS gene encoding serine--tRNA ligase, with protein sequence MLDSKLLRSNLQDVADRLASRGYTLDVARIEALEEQRKTVQTRTEALQAERNARSKSIGQAKQRGEDIAPLMADVERMAGELSAGKVELDAIQTDLDSILLGIPNLPHESVPVGEDEDGNVEVRRWGTPAAFDFPVQDHVALGEKFGWLDFETAAKLSGARFALLRGPIARLHRALAQFMINLHVTEHGYEEAYTPYLVQAPALQGTGQLPKFEEDLFKIAREGEADLYLIPTAEVSLTNIVAGEIVDSKLLPIKFVAHTPCFRSEAGASGRDTRGMIRQHQFDKVEMVQIVEPSQSMEALEGLTANAEKVLQLLELPYRTLALCTGDMGFSAVKTYDLEVWIPSQDKYREISSCSNCGDFQARRMQARFRNPETGKPELVHTLNGSGLAVGRTLVAVLENYQQADGSIRVPEVLKPYMGGLEVIG encoded by the coding sequence ATGCTCGATTCCAAACTGTTACGTAGCAACCTTCAGGACGTAGCGGACCGCCTGGCATCCCGTGGCTATACCCTGGATGTTGCGCGCATCGAAGCGCTGGAAGAACAGCGCAAGACCGTCCAGACCCGCACCGAAGCACTGCAGGCTGAACGTAATGCGCGTTCCAAATCCATCGGTCAGGCCAAGCAGCGCGGCGAAGACATCGCGCCGTTGATGGCGGACGTCGAGCGCATGGCAGGCGAATTGAGCGCCGGTAAAGTCGAACTGGACGCGATCCAGACCGATCTGGACTCGATCCTGCTGGGTATCCCCAACCTGCCGCATGAATCGGTACCGGTTGGCGAAGACGAAGACGGCAACGTCGAAGTGCGCCGCTGGGGCACCCCGGCTGCCTTCGATTTCCCGGTTCAGGACCACGTGGCCCTGGGCGAGAAGTTCGGCTGGCTGGACTTCGAAACCGCCGCCAAGCTGTCCGGCGCCCGTTTCGCCCTGCTGCGCGGCCCGATTGCCCGTCTGCACCGCGCCCTGGCGCAGTTCATGATCAACCTGCACGTCACCGAGCACGGCTACGAAGAGGCCTACACGCCTTATCTGGTCCAGGCCCCGGCGCTGCAAGGCACTGGCCAGCTGCCGAAGTTCGAAGAAGACCTGTTCAAGATCGCGCGCGAAGGCGAAGCCGACCTGTACCTGATCCCGACCGCCGAAGTGTCGCTGACCAACATCGTCGCTGGCGAAATCGTCGACTCGAAACTGCTGCCGATCAAGTTCGTCGCCCACACCCCGTGCTTCCGCAGCGAAGCCGGCGCATCGGGTCGCGACACCCGCGGCATGATCCGCCAGCACCAGTTCGACAAAGTCGAGATGGTGCAGATCGTCGAGCCGTCGCAGTCGATGGAAGCGCTGGAAGGCCTGACCGCCAACGCCGAGAAAGTCCTGCAACTGCTGGAACTGCCTTACCGCACCCTGGCGCTGTGCACCGGCGACATGGGCTTCAGCGCGGTCAAGACCTACGACCTGGAAGTTTGGATCCCGAGCCAGGACAAATACCGCGAAATCTCGTCGTGCTCCAACTGTGGCGACTTCCAGGCCCGTCGCATGCAAGCGCGTTTCCGCAACCCGGAAACCGGCAAGCCGGAACTGGTACACACCCTGAACGGCTCCGGTCTTGCAGTCGGCCGTACCCTGGTGGCGGTGCTGGAGAACTATCAGCAGGCCGACGGTTCGATCCGTGTGCCTGAGGTCCTCAAGCCGTACATGGGTGGCCTCGAGGTCATCGGCTAA
- the cysG gene encoding siroheme synthase CysG: MNYLPLFHNLRGSRVLVVGGGEIALRKSRLLADAGALLRVVAPEIEAQLRELVAGSGGECLLRGYAEADLDGCGLIIAATDDETLNAQVSADAHRRCVPVNVVDAPALCSVIFPAIVDRSPLIIAVSSGGDAPVLARLIRAKIETWIPSTYGHLAGLAARFRHQVKGLFPDVQQRRAFWEDVFQGPIADRQLAGQGGEAERLLQAKIDGEAPVATGEVYLVGAGPGDPDLLTFKALRLMQQADVVLYDRLVAPAILELCRRDAERVYVGKRRADHAVPQDQINQQLVDLAKQGKRVVRLKGGDPFIFGRGGEEIEELAAHGIPFQVVPGITAASGCAAYAGIPLTHRDYAQSVRFITGHLKDGSSDLPWADLVAPAQTLVFYMGLVGLPIICEQLIKHGRASDTPAALIQQGTTVNQRVFTGTLADLPRLVAEHEVHAPTLVIVGEVVQLREKLAWFEGAQGQV; encoded by the coding sequence ATGAACTATCTGCCGCTGTTCCATAACCTTCGCGGCAGTCGTGTGTTGGTCGTCGGTGGGGGGGAGATTGCCTTGCGCAAATCCCGCCTGCTGGCCGACGCCGGTGCGCTGCTGCGGGTGGTTGCACCTGAAATCGAAGCGCAACTGCGCGAACTGGTTGCCGGCAGCGGTGGCGAGTGCCTGCTACGTGGCTACGCCGAGGCGGATCTGGACGGTTGCGGGCTGATCATTGCCGCCACCGACGACGAAACGCTGAACGCCCAAGTCTCCGCCGATGCCCATCGGCGTTGCGTGCCAGTCAACGTGGTGGACGCGCCAGCCCTGTGCAGCGTGATCTTCCCGGCCATCGTCGACCGTTCTCCGTTGATCATTGCAGTGTCCAGCGGCGGCGATGCGCCGGTGCTGGCGCGTTTGATCCGCGCCAAGATCGAAACCTGGATTCCTTCCACCTACGGTCACCTGGCCGGGCTGGCGGCGCGATTCCGTCATCAGGTCAAAGGCCTGTTTCCGGATGTGCAGCAGCGTCGGGCGTTCTGGGAAGATGTTTTCCAGGGACCGATTGCCGACCGGCAACTGGCCGGTCAGGGCGGTGAAGCCGAGCGCTTGCTCCAGGCGAAAATCGATGGCGAAGCACCAGTGGCGACCGGTGAGGTCTATCTGGTGGGCGCAGGGCCAGGTGATCCCGATCTGTTGACGTTCAAGGCATTGCGTCTGATGCAGCAAGCCGACGTGGTGCTGTACGACCGTTTGGTCGCTCCGGCGATTCTCGAACTGTGCCGTCGCGACGCCGAGCGGGTTTACGTCGGCAAGCGCCGTGCCGATCACGCAGTGCCGCAGGATCAGATCAACCAGCAATTGGTGGACCTGGCCAAGCAAGGCAAGCGCGTGGTGCGATTGAAGGGCGGCGATCCGTTCATCTTCGGTCGCGGCGGTGAGGAGATCGAAGAACTGGCGGCCCATGGCATCCCGTTCCAGGTCGTGCCGGGGATCACGGCGGCCAGCGGTTGCGCGGCCTATGCCGGGATTCCGCTGACCCATCGCGATTATGCGCAGTCGGTGCGTTTCATCACCGGCCACCTCAAGGACGGCTCCAGCGATTTGCCATGGGCCGATCTGGTGGCCCCGGCGCAAACCCTGGTGTTCTACATGGGCCTGGTGGGCTTGCCGATCATCTGCGAACAGTTGATCAAGCATGGTCGCGCCTCCGATACCCCGGCGGCACTGATCCAGCAGGGCACCACGGTCAACCAGCGGGTATTTACCGGCACCTTGGCGGACCTGCCACGCCTGGTGGCAGAGCATGAAGTGCATGCGCCGACCTTGGTGATCGTCGGTGAAGTGGTGCAACTGCGCGAGAAACTGGCGTGGTTCGAAGGGGCTCAGGGGCAGGTCTGA
- a CDS encoding glutathione S-transferase family protein, giving the protein MGLLVDGRWQDKWYESSKDGAFQREQAQRRNWLTADGKPGPTGVGGFAAEPGRYHLYVSLACPWAHRTLILRKLKGLEKLIDVSVVSWLMLENGWTFDQTLGSTGDRLDHFDFMHQRYTADTADYTGRVTVPVLWDKKLKRIVNNESSEIIRMFNGAFDDLTGNDLDFYPAPLRGEIDALNERIYPAVNNGVYRAGFATSQLAYEQAFDEVFAELDRLELLLGANRYLAGEYLTEADIRLFTTLIRFDAVYYGHFKCNLRRIADYPNLSNWLREIYQLPGIAETVDFSHIKNHYYASHRTINPTGVVPKGPAQDFTAAHDRERLSGKGVWKKR; this is encoded by the coding sequence ATGGGTTTGTTAGTGGATGGCCGCTGGCAGGACAAGTGGTACGAAAGCAGCAAGGACGGCGCGTTCCAGCGTGAACAGGCGCAGCGTCGCAATTGGTTGACCGCTGACGGCAAGCCGGGACCGACCGGTGTCGGCGGATTTGCGGCCGAGCCCGGGCGCTATCACCTGTACGTGTCCCTGGCCTGTCCGTGGGCCCATCGCACGCTGATCCTGCGCAAACTCAAAGGCCTCGAAAAGCTGATCGACGTCTCGGTTGTCAGCTGGTTGATGCTGGAAAACGGCTGGACCTTCGACCAGACCCTCGGTTCGACCGGCGACAGGCTCGATCACTTCGACTTCATGCACCAGCGCTACACCGCCGACACCGCCGACTACACCGGCCGCGTCACCGTACCGGTGCTGTGGGACAAAAAACTGAAGCGCATCGTCAACAATGAATCATCGGAAATCATCCGCATGTTCAATGGCGCCTTCGACGATCTGACTGGTAACGACCTGGACTTCTACCCGGCGCCGCTACGCGGTGAGATCGATGCGCTGAACGAGCGGATTTATCCGGCAGTGAACAATGGCGTGTACCGCGCCGGCTTTGCCACCTCGCAACTGGCTTATGAACAAGCCTTCGATGAGGTGTTTGCCGAACTGGACCGCCTGGAGTTGCTGCTGGGCGCCAACCGCTATCTGGCTGGCGAATACCTGACCGAAGCGGACATCCGCCTGTTCACCACGCTGATTCGCTTCGATGCGGTGTACTACGGGCACTTCAAGTGCAACCTGCGGCGGATTGCCGACTATCCGAACCTGTCGAACTGGCTGCGGGAGATTTATCAGTTGCCGGGGATTGCCGAGACGGTGGACTTCAGCCACATCAAGAACCACTACTACGCTAGCCACCGCACTATCAACCCGACGGGTGTGGTACCGAAAGGCCCGGCACAGGACTTCACCGCGGCCCATGATCGGGAGCGGTTGAGCGGGAAAGGGGTTTGGAAAAAGCGTTAA
- a CDS encoding glycosyl transferase family protein, whose product MTDYPALTLETPAEHPFAQFVRILGKGKRGARDLTRVEAREAMGMVLDEKVEETQLGAFLMLLRHKEESAEEMAGFTEALRERLGPPALAVDLDWPTYAGKKRHLPWYLLAAKCLAQNGVRIFMHGGGAHTAGRLYSEQLLGELNIPLCRNWQQVGSALDNGGLAFMPLMDWAPQLQRMIDLRNTLGLRSPIHSLARILNPLGARCGLQSIFHPGYQAVHRDASGLLGDTAIVVKGDGGEIEINPDADSHLYGTTGGESWDEEWPQLSAQRHVKPASLEPEHLKAVWRGDVVDSYPQMALISTMALALRGLGQSREQAFEIAEKYWAARDKSI is encoded by the coding sequence ATGACCGATTACCCAGCACTGACACTCGAAACACCCGCCGAGCATCCGTTCGCCCAGTTCGTGCGGATCCTTGGCAAAGGCAAGCGCGGCGCCCGCGATTTGACCCGGGTCGAAGCCCGCGAAGCCATGGGCATGGTGCTCGATGAAAAGGTCGAGGAAACCCAGCTCGGCGCATTCCTGATGCTGTTGCGGCACAAGGAAGAAAGCGCGGAAGAAATGGCGGGCTTCACCGAAGCCTTGCGCGAACGCCTGGGTCCTCCAGCGCTGGCGGTGGATCTGGACTGGCCGACCTATGCCGGCAAGAAACGCCATCTGCCGTGGTATCTGCTGGCAGCCAAGTGCCTGGCGCAAAACGGCGTGCGGATTTTCATGCACGGCGGCGGCGCCCACACGGCCGGTCGCCTGTACAGCGAGCAACTGCTGGGCGAATTGAACATCCCGCTGTGCCGCAATTGGCAACAGGTGGGTTCGGCGCTGGATAACGGCGGCCTTGCCTTCATGCCATTGATGGACTGGGCGCCACAGCTGCAACGCATGATCGACCTGCGCAACACCCTGGGCCTGCGCTCGCCGATCCACTCCCTGGCGCGGATTCTCAATCCGCTGGGCGCCCGATGCGGCCTGCAGAGCATTTTCCACCCGGGCTATCAGGCGGTGCATCGCGATGCCAGCGGCCTGCTGGGTGACACCGCCATCGTCGTCAAAGGCGATGGCGGCGAGATCGAGATCAACCCGGACGCCGACAGCCACCTGTATGGCACCACCGGCGGCGAGAGCTGGGACGAGGAATGGCCGCAGTTGTCGGCGCAGCGTCACGTCAAACCTGCCTCGCTTGAGCCTGAACATTTGAAAGCGGTCTGGCGTGGCGATGTGGTCGACAGCTACCCGCAAATGGCCCTGATCTCGACCATGGCCCTGGCCCTGCGCGGCTTGGGACAGAGCCGTGAACAGGCCTTCGAAATCGCTGAAAAATACTGGGCTGCGCGGGATAAATCGATTTAA
- a CDS encoding TusE/DsrC/DsvC family sulfur relay protein yields MNALTVGARAIELDKDGFLVELSDWSAEVASALAAAEDIELTPEHWEVLELLRSFYAEFQLSPATRPLIKYTALKLGPEKGNSLNLNRLFKGTPAKLAAKLAGLPKPTNCL; encoded by the coding sequence ATGAATGCATTGACGGTCGGCGCCCGCGCCATCGAACTGGACAAGGACGGTTTCCTGGTCGAACTGAGTGACTGGTCCGCCGAGGTGGCCAGTGCCCTGGCGGCTGCCGAAGACATCGAGTTGACGCCCGAACACTGGGAAGTCCTCGAACTGCTGCGCAGTTTCTACGCCGAATTCCAGTTGTCACCGGCCACCCGCCCGTTGATCAAGTACACCGCCCTGAAACTCGGCCCGGAAAAAGGCAACAGCCTAAACCTGAACCGACTGTTCAAAGGCACTCCCGCCAAACTCGCCGCGAAACTGGCGGGCCTGCCCAAACCGACGAATTGCTTATGA
- the tusB gene encoding sulfurtransferase complex subunit TusB produces the protein MSTLHVLSHSPFGDERLTSCLRVIGASDGLLLSGDAAYALQPGTAPFMALSARGLKLFVLTEDAQARALAVPDWAKAIDYPAFVELSIRYDKVNSWL, from the coding sequence ATGTCGACCTTGCATGTGTTGTCTCATTCCCCGTTCGGCGACGAACGCCTGACCAGTTGCCTGCGTGTGATCGGCGCCAGCGACGGGTTGCTATTGTCCGGTGATGCGGCCTATGCGTTGCAGCCAGGCACTGCGCCGTTCATGGCGCTCAGCGCACGTGGCCTGAAACTGTTCGTGCTGACCGAAGATGCCCAGGCCCGGGCGCTTGCGGTTCCAGACTGGGCCAAAGCCATCGATTACCCGGCGTTCGTCGAACTGTCGATTCGCTACGACAAGGTCAACAGCTGGCTATGA
- the tusC gene encoding sulfurtransferase complex subunit TusC, with protein MAKSILIISRQSPWSGPGAREALDIVLAGGAFDLPIGLLFLDDGVFQLAAGQNAKALQQKDLSANLQALPMFGVEELFACGDSITQRGLDPSGLSLEEAQVVAAHEITALIDRYDQVITL; from the coding sequence ATGGCCAAATCCATATTGATCATCAGCCGCCAGTCGCCATGGTCCGGCCCTGGCGCGCGGGAAGCGCTGGATATCGTGCTGGCCGGGGGCGCCTTCGATCTGCCGATCGGCCTGTTGTTTCTCGATGACGGCGTGTTCCAGTTGGCCGCCGGTCAGAACGCCAAGGCCCTGCAACAAAAAGACCTGAGCGCCAACCTGCAAGCCCTGCCGATGTTCGGTGTCGAGGAGCTGTTTGCCTGCGGCGACAGTATCACCCAGCGCGGCCTGGACCCGAGCGGCCTGTCGCTGGAAGAAGCCCAGGTGGTGGCCGCCCACGAAATCACCGCCCTCATTGACCGTTACGACCAGGTGATCACCCTCTGA
- the tusD gene encoding sulfurtransferase complex subunit TusD, giving the protein MKFAIAVFSAAHAPSSRRALLFAQAALASGHEIVRLFFYQDGVYNASASVVTPQDELDLPRQWRAFVSDHQLDGVVCIAAALRRGVLNEEEAKRYQREAVAVGAPWELSGLGQLHDAAQDADRLICFGGA; this is encoded by the coding sequence ATGAAGTTCGCCATCGCCGTATTTTCCGCCGCCCATGCGCCCTCCTCGCGCCGCGCCTTGCTGTTCGCCCAGGCCGCGCTGGCCAGCGGGCACGAGATTGTCCGGTTGTTTTTCTATCAGGACGGCGTCTACAACGCGTCCGCCAGCGTGGTCACGCCCCAGGATGAATTGGACTTGCCCAGGCAATGGCGCGCCTTTGTCAGCGACCATCAACTCGATGGCGTGGTGTGCATCGCCGCCGCGCTGCGTCGTGGCGTGTTGAATGAAGAAGAAGCCAAGCGCTATCAGCGCGAGGCGGTTGCCGTCGGTGCGCCGTGGGAATTGTCCGGCCTCGGCCAATTGCATGACGCCGCGCAGGATGCCGACCGTCTGATCTGTTTCGGAGGCGCATGA
- a CDS encoding YoaK family protein, with the protein MLPNTARPHASPGHLHTQKWRGRIGLSLVAMLSVLAGMTDAIGFMASGDFVSFMSGNTTRMAVAISTGDLGLTLRLVILVATFIVGNALGIIVSRLGRRRALPLLLCIATLLCTAAAWPYDAQLPALLAAIIAMGMLNSAVEEVNGLPVGLTYVTGALSRFGRGLGRWMLGERRSGWRVQLIPWTGMFVGAVLGAVLEHHLGLKALFASGLLAAGLGVLSLKIPRRWQLGYMPR; encoded by the coding sequence ATGCTGCCCAACACCGCCAGGCCCCACGCCAGCCCCGGACACTTGCACACGCAGAAATGGCGCGGGCGCATAGGCCTGAGCCTGGTGGCCATGCTCTCGGTACTCGCCGGCATGACCGACGCCATCGGCTTCATGGCCAGCGGCGACTTCGTCTCGTTCATGAGCGGCAATACCACCCGGATGGCTGTCGCCATCAGTACTGGCGACCTTGGGTTGACCCTGCGCCTGGTGATCCTCGTCGCCACTTTCATCGTCGGCAACGCGCTGGGCATTATCGTCAGCCGGCTAGGCAGACGCCGGGCCCTGCCTTTGTTGTTGTGCATCGCCACACTGCTGTGCACCGCCGCAGCCTGGCCCTATGACGCGCAACTTCCGGCCCTGCTGGCGGCGATCATCGCAATGGGCATGCTCAACTCCGCAGTGGAAGAAGTGAACGGCCTGCCAGTAGGCCTGACTTACGTCACCGGTGCCCTTTCGCGCTTCGGCCGCGGACTGGGCCGCTGGATGCTAGGCGAGCGCCGTAGCGGCTGGCGCGTACAACTGATCCCCTGGACCGGCATGTTCGTCGGCGCGGTACTCGGTGCCGTGCTGGAACACCACCTGGGGCTCAAGGCGTTGTTTGCCAGCGGCCTGCTGGCTGCCGGGCTCGGGGTGTTGTCGCTGAAGATCCCGCGGCGCTGGCAGTTGGGGTATATGCCGCGCTGA
- a CDS encoding DUF6388 family protein, with amino-acid sequence MAATELQHEQALKKFLDARPELREELDHLNPLLAQAKGETAAQYREERLHEAFEAEAERQQLFAWELTLQLTTATPQDYEAQRLEVHREVAEMAGMDWLEYCELNGIKP; translated from the coding sequence ATGGCGGCAACCGAACTGCAGCATGAGCAAGCACTCAAGAAGTTTCTCGATGCGCGCCCCGAGTTGCGCGAAGAACTCGACCACCTCAACCCGCTGTTGGCTCAGGCCAAGGGTGAAACGGCGGCTCAGTATCGCGAGGAGCGGCTGCACGAAGCGTTTGAAGCTGAAGCCGAACGCCAGCAGTTGTTCGCCTGGGAACTGACGTTGCAGTTAACTACCGCCACACCCCAGGACTACGAAGCGCAGCGCCTGGAAGTGCATCGGGAAGTGGCGGAAATGGCCGGCATGGACTGGCTGGAATATTGCGAGTTGAATGGGATCAAACCCTAA
- a CDS encoding GNAT family N-acetyltransferase, whose product MNLRIELSPNPTEEQRQAILKPLRAYNGSKAEGNVPEHIALLVRDDNDEILGGLHGRLFYQWLYIDLLVVPEQARGQGLGSKLMQMVEDLARERHCVGLWLDTFEFQAPEFYRKCGYSEIGHIADYPPGHKHFFFQKRLNY is encoded by the coding sequence ATGAACCTGCGTATCGAACTGTCGCCAAACCCCACGGAAGAACAACGCCAGGCCATCCTCAAACCGCTGCGCGCCTACAACGGCTCGAAGGCCGAAGGTAACGTGCCTGAGCACATCGCCTTGCTGGTGCGCGACGACAACGACGAGATCCTCGGCGGCCTGCATGGCCGATTGTTTTACCAATGGCTGTACATCGACTTGCTGGTGGTGCCGGAACAGGCCCGGGGACAGGGCCTGGGTTCGAAATTGATGCAGATGGTCGAAGACCTGGCGCGGGAACGGCACTGCGTCGGACTGTGGCTCGACACCTTCGAATTCCAGGCACCGGAGTTCTACAGGAAATGCGGCTACAGCGAAATCGGGCACATTGCCGACTACCCGCCGGGCCACAAGCACTTCTTCTTCCAGAAGCGCCTGAATTACTGA
- a CDS encoding NUDIX domain-containing protein yields MSNTAERVNILESQVLSHDWYLLKKITFDYQRNNGEWQRQVREVYDRGNGAAILLYNREKKTVVLTRQFRLPVFVNGHDGLLIEVAAGLLEGAAPEDRIRDEAEEETGYRVHHVQKVFEAYMSPGSVTEKLHFFIAEYDAKSKVSDGGGLEAETEELEVLEWAFDDALEAFYRGEICDAKTIMLLQYAAMKNLFAQA; encoded by the coding sequence ATGTCGAATACCGCCGAGCGGGTCAACATCCTTGAGTCTCAGGTGTTGTCCCACGACTGGTACCTGCTCAAGAAAATCACCTTCGATTACCAACGCAACAATGGCGAGTGGCAACGCCAGGTCCGGGAGGTCTACGACCGTGGCAATGGCGCGGCGATTCTCTTGTACAACCGCGAAAAGAAAACCGTGGTACTGACCCGGCAATTTCGCCTGCCGGTGTTCGTCAACGGTCACGACGGGCTGTTGATCGAAGTGGCGGCGGGACTGCTGGAAGGCGCGGCGCCTGAAGACCGCATCCGCGATGAAGCGGAGGAAGAGACGGGGTATCGCGTGCACCATGTGCAGAAGGTGTTCGAGGCGTACATGAGCCCCGGTTCGGTGACGGAAAAACTGCACTTCTTCATTGCCGAATACGACGCGAAGTCGAAAGTCAGCGACGGTGGCGGGCTGGAGGCGGAAACCGAAGAGCTGGAAGTGCTGGAGTGGGCGTTCGACGACGCGCTCGAAGCGTTTTATCGCGGCGAAATCTGCGACGCCAAGACCATCATGCTGTTGCAGTATGCGGCGATGAAAAACCTCTTCGCCCAAGCATGA
- a CDS encoding methylated-DNA--[protein]-cysteine S-methyltransferase produces MTYTCITVASPVGPLKLVANGSRLAAILWENDKPGRVRLGPMSEAPDNPILVRTAAQLREYFSGTRDRFELDLDFAGTQFQKKVWAALLTIPFGETRSYSQIAEQIGNPAAVRAVGAANGKNPISIIAPCHRVIGASGKLTGFAGGLEAKELLLTLEGGQWPGTARLPGF; encoded by the coding sequence ATGACCTATACCTGCATCACCGTGGCTTCACCCGTGGGCCCGTTGAAGCTGGTCGCGAACGGTTCACGACTGGCGGCCATCCTCTGGGAAAACGACAAGCCCGGCCGGGTGCGCCTGGGGCCGATGAGCGAAGCGCCGGACAATCCGATCCTGGTGCGCACGGCTGCGCAGTTACGCGAATATTTTTCCGGCACCCGCGATCGCTTCGAACTGGATCTGGATTTTGCCGGCACGCAATTCCAGAAGAAGGTCTGGGCGGCGCTGCTGACCATCCCGTTCGGCGAGACCCGCAGCTACAGCCAGATCGCCGAACAGATCGGCAACCCGGCGGCGGTCAGGGCGGTGGGTGCGGCGAATGGCAAGAACCCGATTTCGATTATCGCGCCCTGTCATCGGGTGATTGGCGCGTCGGGGAAGTTGACCGGGTTTGCCGGTGGGCTTGAGGCGAAGGAGCTGTTGCTGACGCTGGAGGGTGGGCAATGGCCCGGCACGGCACGCCTGCCAGGCTTTTGA